The Ensifer canadensis genome has a segment encoding these proteins:
- a CDS encoding ABC transporter ATP-binding protein, with protein sequence MSASIEISNVTKRYGALTVLDDISLSIKAGEFVVFLGPSGCGKSTLLRMIAGLEDVTSGTIAVGDQRVDTLPPGKRGVAMVFQSYALYPHMSVAQNMSFGLENIGMPKKEIGRRVQQAAATLEIAHLLDRKPQKLSGGQRQRVAIGRAIVKEPKAFLFDEPLSNLDAALRGRTRLELAQLHGRLGSTMIFVTHDQVEAMTLADRIVIMQNRRIEQIGTPMEIYRRPASRFVAGFVGSPAMNFVPIKSVADKSNTLTLGTRGLGDIHAAFRLPPSFSPEGASLGIRAENVAVLPAGQEGIALTAEVVERLGDRTLIYGQMSDGTKLTAETDGRSEARGGEILQIAIDTTAIHLFDAAGIAHHSERD encoded by the coding sequence ATGTCAGCATCGATCGAGATCAGCAACGTCACAAAGCGCTACGGTGCGCTTACCGTGCTGGACGACATTTCGCTGTCGATCAAGGCAGGCGAGTTCGTCGTCTTCCTCGGGCCTTCGGGCTGCGGTAAGTCCACCCTTCTGCGTATGATTGCAGGTCTGGAGGATGTGACGAGCGGCACGATCGCGGTGGGCGATCAGCGCGTCGACACGCTGCCACCAGGCAAGCGCGGCGTCGCCATGGTCTTCCAGTCCTATGCGCTTTATCCGCATATGTCCGTCGCCCAGAACATGTCCTTCGGCCTAGAAAACATCGGCATGCCGAAGAAGGAGATCGGGCGTCGCGTCCAGCAGGCCGCCGCAACGCTGGAAATCGCCCATCTTCTCGATCGAAAGCCACAGAAACTTTCCGGTGGACAACGCCAACGCGTGGCGATAGGGCGCGCCATCGTCAAGGAGCCGAAGGCCTTCCTGTTCGACGAGCCGCTGTCTAATCTTGATGCTGCCCTTCGCGGGCGCACCCGGCTGGAACTTGCGCAGCTTCACGGCCGCCTCGGCAGCACGATGATCTTCGTAACGCATGATCAGGTGGAAGCGATGACGCTCGCCGACCGCATCGTCATCATGCAGAACCGCAGGATTGAGCAGATCGGCACACCGATGGAAATCTATCGACGTCCCGCAAGCCGGTTTGTTGCAGGCTTCGTCGGCTCGCCAGCCATGAACTTCGTGCCGATCAAGAGTGTGGCCGACAAAAGCAACACACTGACGCTCGGGACGAGGGGCCTTGGCGACATCCATGCGGCCTTCCGCTTGCCACCGAGTTTTTCGCCAGAAGGTGCAAGCCTCGGCATCCGCGCCGAGAATGTGGCCGTCCTGCCGGCCGGTCAGGAAGGCATTGCTCTTACGGCCGAAGTCGTCGAGCGGCTTGGCGATCGCACGCTGATCTACGGACAAATGTCTGACGGCACTAAGTTGACGGCCGAAACCGACGGACGCAGCGAGGCGCGCGGCGGCGAGATATTGCAGATCGCTATCGATACGACTGCCATCCATCTTTTTGACGCCGCCGGTATCGCCCACCATTCGGAGCGCGACTGA
- a CDS encoding carbohydrate ABC transporter permease — protein MAESYRRSQWSNGLFIVPYLSVFMALLVFPLFWGAWLSLHKADLFGPGRFVGLGNYARVLADPVFLQALRNTMVFVLVSVPSLVALGLFLALALNKTTRTTSFLRGLFFSSSVLSVTIVTLIWRFVFIPGDGLLAVVSEQFGVQPINVLSTSGWSLFSVGVATVWWCLGLPMMLFLAALQQIPNDLYEAAALDNANPWRVLTRVTLPSIARTIMLVTIIQIVMQFQLFGQAQIMTNGGPNGTSRPLVMYIYEVGFVRWDVGKAAAASEFLFLIILVAAMAQYVVSTRKTEASE, from the coding sequence ATGGCCGAGAGTTATCGCCGCAGCCAGTGGAGCAATGGCCTTTTCATCGTACCTTACCTATCCGTCTTTATGGCGCTGCTCGTCTTTCCGCTCTTCTGGGGCGCGTGGCTGAGCTTGCACAAGGCCGATCTGTTCGGGCCGGGTCGTTTCGTCGGTCTTGGAAACTATGCGCGCGTGCTTGCCGACCCAGTTTTCCTGCAGGCTCTGCGCAACACGATGGTCTTCGTGCTTGTGAGTGTGCCGTCGCTGGTGGCGCTCGGACTTTTCCTAGCACTTGCCCTCAATAAAACGACACGGACAACCTCGTTCCTGCGCGGCCTGTTCTTTTCTTCGTCAGTACTTTCGGTGACGATCGTGACGCTGATTTGGCGTTTCGTCTTCATCCCCGGTGACGGACTGTTGGCGGTTGTTTCCGAACAGTTCGGGGTACAACCGATAAACGTCCTCTCGACGAGCGGCTGGTCTTTGTTTTCGGTTGGCGTCGCGACCGTGTGGTGGTGCCTCGGCCTGCCGATGATGCTGTTTCTTGCCGCTCTGCAACAAATCCCGAACGATCTCTATGAAGCAGCAGCACTCGACAATGCCAACCCTTGGCGCGTGCTCACCCGCGTTACGCTCCCCTCGATCGCTCGCACCATCATGCTGGTCACGATTATCCAGATCGTCATGCAGTTTCAGCTTTTCGGACAGGCGCAGATCATGACCAATGGCGGCCCCAACGGCACGTCTCGACCGCTGGTCATGTATATTTACGAAGTAGGCTTCGTGCGCTGGGATGTCGGCAAGGCTGCTGCAGCTTCCGAGTTCCTGTTCCTCATCATTCTCGTGGCGGCGATGGCGCAGTATGTGGTCTCGACGCGCAAGACGGAGGCCTCCGAATGA
- a CDS encoding carbohydrate ABC transporter permease, with translation MSTDQTTYRPEALTGNRTLLTIAIVLSVVMMAPVAWLVGLSVKDNKELMLGTESVFQLPYTLVNYVNIIHSSQAFGWFFNSVVVAIGQTAGVLILSSLAGYAFARLEFPFRKTIFVIVLFGLAVPEQAVIIARHQMVNWFGLHNSYIGLMLPGMSSAFGVFLMTQFFKAIPKEIDEAALLDNASSLRIFWKVLLPLTLPAQATLGIFTFLHAWNDYWWPLISATRKEMFTLTIGIASSQTNFAQSEGLGFLSAQAVFASLPVLIVYVIFQRHIVTAVSSGAVK, from the coding sequence ATGAGCACGGATCAAACGACCTATCGCCCTGAGGCCCTGACTGGTAATCGGACGCTGCTTACGATCGCCATTGTGCTCTCGGTCGTCATGATGGCGCCCGTCGCCTGGCTCGTCGGCCTGTCGGTCAAGGACAATAAGGAGCTGATGCTCGGCACGGAATCGGTGTTCCAGTTGCCCTACACGCTTGTCAATTACGTCAATATCATCCACTCGTCGCAGGCCTTCGGCTGGTTCTTCAACAGCGTCGTAGTTGCGATCGGGCAGACGGCCGGCGTGCTGATCCTGTCCTCGCTTGCAGGTTATGCTTTCGCGCGCCTCGAATTTCCGTTTCGCAAGACGATCTTCGTCATCGTGCTCTTCGGCCTTGCCGTGCCCGAGCAGGCGGTCATCATCGCCCGTCACCAGATGGTCAACTGGTTTGGCCTGCATAACTCCTATATCGGGCTGATGCTGCCTGGCATGTCCTCTGCCTTTGGGGTCTTCCTGATGACCCAGTTCTTCAAGGCGATCCCTAAGGAGATCGACGAGGCGGCACTGCTCGACAATGCCTCGTCGCTGCGCATTTTTTGGAAGGTCCTTTTGCCGCTGACGCTGCCGGCCCAGGCGACGCTTGGTATCTTTACTTTCCTGCATGCCTGGAATGACTACTGGTGGCCGCTGATCTCGGCCACGAGGAAGGAGATGTTCACGCTCACCATCGGCATCGCCTCCTCTCAGACCAATTTCGCCCAAAGCGAAGGTCTCGGCTTCCTCAGCGCACAGGCCGTCTTTGCCAGCCTGCCCGTGCTGATCGTCTACGTGATTTTCCAGCGCCATATCGTCACCGCGGTTTCGAGCGGTGCTGTGAAGTGA
- a CDS encoding extracellular solute-binding protein, with amino-acid sequence MRRFLLSTAALIALTCGTSAHAQTKIELQRFFGACDAEYGSVADVSKAVGECGIITSLVNKFEADNPDIDVNVTTVEWPGYDQLNAQLSSGAAPDVVSMHYSAISDYQSRGLIDPIDQVLSTQGISPDSFTDAARDGVTKEGKMFGLPFDNWTMLFHVNMNLMKEAGLVNADGTPILPKSADELIAQGKQFKEKTGKPYLVQILANETAAYARVLYTLLQQQNADFFADPTKITLNTPEAKNVVELMKKIKDVGLTTTGLDYAAAVTAFTNGDGGIAVNGTWLIGDFVAQSEKEGTALAKGYTVYPVPQLYPGRDSTYADGHSWVMPHKDRSPEQIEAIGKLFKFLAENDFQWARTGHLPAVKVVFDMPEFNSLPHRENIAEIAETGRSLPGAVQRQFAIQDIIGEEVGAAVNGDKTVDEALGSVESRINDLLANL; translated from the coding sequence ATGAGACGTTTTCTACTCAGTACGGCAGCACTGATTGCGCTGACCTGCGGCACCTCGGCCCACGCGCAGACGAAGATCGAGCTGCAGCGCTTCTTCGGCGCCTGCGACGCAGAGTATGGTTCCGTCGCCGACGTTTCCAAGGCCGTCGGCGAGTGCGGCATCATTACTTCGCTGGTCAACAAGTTCGAGGCCGACAATCCGGATATCGACGTCAATGTGACCACCGTGGAATGGCCGGGTTACGACCAGCTCAACGCCCAGCTCTCATCGGGCGCCGCTCCAGATGTCGTCTCCATGCACTACTCCGCGATCTCTGACTACCAGTCGCGGGGCCTGATTGACCCGATCGATCAGGTTCTTTCCACCCAAGGCATCTCGCCTGACAGTTTCACGGATGCCGCCCGTGACGGAGTGACCAAGGAAGGCAAGATGTTCGGTTTGCCCTTCGACAACTGGACCATGCTCTTCCACGTCAACATGAACCTGATGAAGGAAGCCGGCCTCGTGAACGCAGACGGCACGCCTATTCTTCCGAAGTCGGCCGACGAACTCATAGCTCAGGGAAAGCAGTTCAAGGAAAAGACTGGCAAGCCCTATCTCGTGCAGATCCTCGCCAATGAGACGGCCGCCTATGCGCGTGTACTCTACACGCTGCTGCAGCAGCAGAACGCTGACTTCTTCGCCGATCCGACCAAGATCACGCTGAACACGCCGGAAGCCAAGAACGTCGTCGAGTTGATGAAGAAGATCAAGGACGTAGGCCTGACGACAACCGGTCTCGACTATGCGGCTGCTGTTACGGCCTTCACCAATGGCGATGGTGGCATTGCGGTCAACGGCACCTGGCTGATTGGCGATTTCGTCGCCCAGTCGGAAAAGGAGGGTACGGCTCTTGCGAAGGGCTACACCGTTTATCCGGTCCCGCAGCTCTATCCTGGTCGTGACAGTACCTATGCCGACGGCCACAGCTGGGTTATGCCGCACAAGGATCGCTCGCCGGAACAGATCGAAGCGATCGGCAAGCTCTTCAAGTTCCTCGCCGAGAACGACTTCCAGTGGGCTCGCACCGGTCACCTTCCGGCGGTCAAGGTCGTCTTCGACATGCCAGAATTCAACTCGCTGCCGCACCGTGAAAACATCGCCGAGATTGCCGAGACTGGTCGCTCGCTGCCCGGTGCTGTCCAGCGTCAGTTCGCCATCCAGGACATCATCGGCGAAGAGGTGGGCGCGGCCGTGAACGGCGACAAAACAGTCGACGAAGCTCTTGGCAGCGTGGAGAGCCGCATCAACGACCTGCTTGCCAATCTCTGA
- a CDS encoding alpha-hydroxy-acid oxidizing protein, translated as MNTIPPNDFSYFEMINDLVQKEPAEALDPEIMGSLAALGIIKGKPFEPDAQRRSYRSVALVGLSRTCRLMPKRDPRAWWSTSACGNMDCAPTAVDALPGITDTVGGRMTILADSIICRGSDISINVGHAARVVSA; from the coding sequence ATGAATACCATACCGCCCAATGATTTCAGCTATTTCGAGATGATCAATGACCTGGTGCAAAAGGAACCGGCAGAGGCGCTCGATCCAGAGATTATGGGGTCGCTGGCCGCACTTGGCATCATCAAGGGCAAGCCCTTCGAGCCCGACGCCCAACGCCGCAGCTACCGATCGGTTGCGCTTGTAGGCCTATCCCGAACCTGCCGACTTATGCCGAAGAGAGACCCGAGGGCTTGGTGGTCAACGAGCGCGTGCGGGAACATGGATTGCGCGCCGACGGCGGTCGACGCGCTTCCCGGGATCACCGACACCGTGGGCGGACGCATGACCATCCTCGCTGACAGCATCATCTGCCGTGGCAGCGACATCTCGATCAATGTCGGGCATGCTGCGCGAGTCGTCAGCGCATGA
- a CDS encoding PAS domain-containing protein has translation MVEVGERTFVVDLPDADTTDSGIFTWDIAQDLVYGDAALAELFGLVAEETNCGLPLKLYLDRVHPEDRPRLAKKITETIVGGRAQQSAYRVKTHGGRYVSVIAFGRCFRDRKGSPVLYSGIVVLESATSTNDNRKH, from the coding sequence ATGGTAGAGGTTGGAGAGCGCACGTTCGTTGTGGATCTGCCCGATGCGGATACAACGGACTCTGGAATTTTTACCTGGGATATTGCCCAAGACCTTGTTTATGGCGATGCCGCCTTGGCGGAGCTTTTCGGTCTTGTCGCCGAGGAGACCAATTGCGGATTGCCCCTCAAACTCTACCTTGATCGAGTCCATCCCGAAGATCGGCCACGCTTGGCAAAGAAGATCACCGAAACAATAGTTGGAGGGCGGGCGCAGCAATCCGCCTATCGCGTCAAAACGCATGGTGGCCGCTATGTTTCAGTCATTGCCTTCGGTAGATGCTTCCGCGATCGCAAAGGCAGTCCGGTTCTCTATTCGGGTATCGTGGTTCTGGAAAGCGCGACCTCAACAAACGACAACCGAAAACACTGA
- a CDS encoding adenylate/guanylate cyclase domain-containing protein, giving the protein MSRRSDRRCVITILNSFFSAATAIIDERGGVVVNYIGDALIAAFNAPLPAEDHPARAVAAARDLLALVSLREFEGHALRLRIGVATGQVAAGTVGGEERHTYTLYGDTVNLAQRLEELNKEFSTDCLISGSTFNAARESCVDAVAMGSVQVRGRQTAVEVFALRR; this is encoded by the coding sequence ATTTCGAGGCGTTCAGACCGACGCTGCGTGATCACCATCCTCAATAGCTTTTTTAGCGCGGCGACGGCGATCATCGATGAGCGCGGTGGCGTCGTCGTAAACTACATCGGTGATGCCTTGATCGCGGCTTTCAATGCGCCACTTCCCGCCGAAGACCACCCGGCACGGGCGGTTGCCGCCGCTCGCGATCTGCTGGCTCTGGTTTCATTACGCGAATTCGAAGGCCACGCGCTCCGTCTGAGAATCGGTGTTGCTACAGGCCAGGTGGCCGCCGGGACCGTCGGGGGTGAGGAACGTCACACCTACACACTGTATGGCGACACGGTGAATTTGGCGCAGCGACTCGAGGAATTGAATAAGGAGTTTTCAACCGATTGCCTCATTAGCGGCTCCACATTTAACGCCGCGCGTGAGAGTTGCGTTGATGCAGTTGCGATGGGATCGGTGCAGGTGCGTGGACGTCAAACCGCGGTCGAGGTTTTTGCCCTCAGGCGCTGA
- the aac(3) gene encoding aminoglycoside 3-N-acetyltransferase has translation MNDKATITGNLRALGVQSGDLLMVHASLKAIGAVEGGPRAIVASILEAVGPNGTLMGYASWDRSPYDETLNGAQLSEERRRNWPPFHPETAGTYRGFGVLNQYLVDTPDALRSAHPDSSMVAVGSLAREMIEPHVLGRAFGQGSPLERFVKRGGKVLLLGAPLDAVTVLHYAEAIAEIPGKRRVTYEMPLLDPQGQTIWAHTEDFDSNGILSCFAIDGEPDAVETIANAYVLLGRHREGPVARAHSYLFDAKDIVEFGVEYLERNFGAAGLT, from the coding sequence ATGAACGACAAAGCGACAATCACCGGCAACCTTCGAGCGCTGGGCGTTCAATCTGGCGATCTACTCATGGTGCACGCATCGCTGAAGGCTATCGGCGCCGTGGAGGGTGGCCCGCGTGCCATTGTGGCATCGATCCTTGAGGCCGTCGGGCCGAACGGCACTTTGATGGGCTATGCCTCATGGGATCGATCACCCTATGACGAGACTCTGAACGGCGCCCAATTGAGCGAGGAGCGACGCCGGAATTGGCCACCGTTCCACCCCGAGACGGCGGGAACATACCGCGGCTTTGGCGTCCTTAACCAGTACCTCGTCGATACGCCGGATGCTTTGCGCAGTGCGCACCCGGATTCATCCATGGTCGCGGTGGGATCGCTTGCAAGAGAGATGATCGAGCCGCATGTTCTCGGACGGGCATTCGGTCAAGGGTCTCCCTTGGAGCGTTTTGTCAAGCGGGGCGGAAAGGTGCTGTTGCTCGGTGCTCCCCTGGATGCCGTCACTGTTCTACACTATGCCGAGGCAATAGCCGAAATTCCTGGAAAGCGCCGCGTGACCTATGAGATGCCGCTTCTCGACCCGCAAGGCCAAACCATCTGGGCGCATACGGAAGACTTCGATTCGAACGGCATCCTGAGTTGCTTTGCGATCGATGGAGAGCCCGATGCCGTCGAAACGATTGCAAATGCGTACGTGCTCTTGGGTCGGCATCGCGAAGGCCCGGTGGCGCGTGCGCACAGCTACCTGTTCGATGCCAAGGACATCGTCGAATTTGGCGTCGAGTATCTTGAGCGGAATTTTGGCGCGGCGGGACTTACCTGA
- a CDS encoding alpha/beta fold hydrolase produces MTGLIIQNGDIYEDVMGPKYAALKSWWADRTTETHRVLEDAVSEAGFRAEFVGEVSAEVAARVPPDLWKLHWPLMNTPERRRISVRLIEIWEENFTWFPRYQAYLRQNQPSTLIVWGPEDGYMPAQSARAYLRDLPNAQLHLIAGAGHWLLETHFDEARVLVREFLSRLSA; encoded by the coding sequence ATAACAGGCCTCATCATTCAGAACGGCGACATCTACGAGGATGTCATGGGCCCCAAGTATGCGGCGCTGAAATCCTGGTGGGCGGATCGCACGACCGAGACGCACCGGGTGTTGGAAGACGCGGTATCGGAAGCAGGCTTTCGCGCGGAATTTGTGGGTGAAGTGTCGGCCGAGGTTGCCGCACGAGTTCCCCCGGATTTGTGGAAACTGCATTGGCCCTTGATGAATACGCCGGAAAGACGAAGGATTTCAGTCCGGCTGATCGAAATCTGGGAAGAGAATTTTACCTGGTTTCCCCGCTATCAAGCCTATTTGCGGCAGAACCAGCCTTCGACTTTGATCGTATGGGGACCAGAAGACGGCTACATGCCGGCCCAGTCTGCCCGAGCCTATTTGCGTGATCTGCCGAATGCGCAGCTGCATCTGATCGCTGGTGCCGGTCACTGGCTGCTGGAAACCCACTTCGATGAAGCACGAGTGCTTGTGCGCGAATTTCTTTCTCGGCTGTCCGCATGA